The following nucleotide sequence is from Apium graveolens cultivar Ventura chromosome 4, ASM990537v1, whole genome shotgun sequence.
aCATGTCAGATAATTGtcaattcataaattaaaattgacataatctatttagtttttaacacattgaaaaaaaacttaaatttaattgatcattcttattttcaaaacataaaagacttttgttattttcttctagtatatatatcaataactctgaaatacaccattaaaattgaatcttttaatcttggtaaagataaagtcacatgtgtgtgtatgtatgtaaattattatttattatattttcgaGTAAATTATGTTGGTCTCGTTTATTTATATACTATATATCTTGGCCATGTATATATCTAATTGTTATTCagtaaattactcaaataacatgtatttatgattattaaaaaattataattatctaataaataaattacaattatttatatatcATAGTCGTAGTAGCACTGAAAATCAAACAATATCTATTTTTGCTCAACAGCGCATCGGTCATGGATGAGACGTAAAATTAATTCATATATCGTAAAGACTAAATACTGATATTCAGAAGTTTTTTTAAGAATCTGAAGATAAAATTGTACTAATATCATCattcaaattattttgaaatttctttcatttatgattataatatttctttctataataacttgataacattgtatattatttttctaaaattaaatatattcaatttgatgattttgtttcaatattagttgaacttgttaatcctttcaaatatcgataaatattattttttttatttagatagcataacatggattaaatcaaatagtacaatacatgatataaatatataaatattatttgaaaattATTATTGGGTATTAAACAAAATACTAAAACAAAAgtatataaatttattatttaaaaatttaatccATTATTATCTATTGTAAtgataattataaaattattataaacTATAATTGATATAACTAAACATTTAATTATATATGTTAGAGCCAAAAAATCACATTgatagaaaataaattaaaaataaaaaaggtaTATAAACTTTTAAAGATAAAAAATTAACTacaaattattttgaatatcAATAAAAAGTATCAAATTTTTTATCTAGTAAATATATACcatattttaaaaatagaattaaagagagATAATAACTAAACATACAAATTGAATCACCGTGTAACTTCAAAAAACCACGGTCTCACTAGGTAACTAAGTTCCCCGTTTTGTTGTAACTCATTATACCTTGCAAGTGTGGGTTCCCTCATTTATATTAAACCAAACTCTGTAATTTACCTAAATTCCCGGAACTTAGAGTTACTGAGCTGGGTTACATTAGCAGTGGAAACAGAGTTACCAGCAACATTAGCAGAAGTTGGAGTAGTGTCTGAAGGCTGAGAGTTCTTAAAGAAACTCATTAATTGAGCATACATTTCTCGTGTGAGACCTCCAGATCCTCAGAAGAACCTCCAAAATTGATATTAGCAGATTGAGTGTTCTGGTTAAGAATCTCAGTGTTTGAAGACTGATCAGCAACCAATATTTCTGGGACTTCAACTTGTGCATCAAATCTCTTGGATTTTGTAAATTTGAAATCAGGTGGGAAGCCATGCAATTTGTAGCATTTGTCAATTGAATGGCCTGGCTTCTTGCAATAATTGCACTGAAGAGTAACTTTCCTTGAATCACCAGCAAACTTCTTATGGAATGAAACACCAGATTGATGTGATTGTTGATGCTTATAAGTACTAGCATTTAGTGAGGTAGAATCAGCACTAAAGTGTCTTCTTGAATGAATTTCTCTTTGTGACTCTTCTTGCAAAATGAGACTGTATGCTTGACTAACAGTAGGTAAAGGAGACCTCATCAGAATAGAACCTCTCATGATTGAACATGTGTCATTGAGACCCATCATAAACTGAATAACTCTTTGATCTTGTTGGAATTTAGATAGCTTCTGAGATGCTCCACACTTGCAGCCACAAGTACAGGTAGGTATGAGAGTGAGATAATCAATGTCATCCCATAGCATTTTCAGCTTGGTAAAGTAATTAGCAATGTTGTTGCTTCCCTGAGACAGTTCATTCAATTCCTTGTGAAGGCCAAATAGTTGTGTTCCGTTCGAGATACCATATCGTTCTTCCAGTTCTAGCCAAATTTGATGTGCAGAATCTGCATAAATCACACTCCTTCCAATGGATTTTGACAATGCACCAAGAATCCAGGATATGACCATATTATTGCATCTTGACCAACTCTTGAATGAAGTACTAAAACAAAAgtatataaatttattatttaaaaatttaatccATTATTATCTATTGTAAtgataattataaaattattataaacTATAATTGATATAACTAAACATTTAATTATATATGTTAGAGCCAAAAAATCACATTgatagaaaataaattaaaaataaaaaaggtaTATAAACTTTTAAAGATAAAAAATTAACTacaaattattttgaatatcAATAAAAAGTATCAAATTTTTTATCTAGTAAATATATACcatattttaaaaatagaattaaagagagATAATAACTAAACATACAAATTGAATCACCGTGTAACTTCAAAAAACCACGGTCTCACTAGGTAACTAAGTTCCCCGTTTTGTTGTAACTCATTATACCTTGCAAGTGTGGGTTCCCTCATTTATATTAAACCAAACTCTGTAATTTACCTAAATTCCCGGAACTTAGAGTTACTGAGCTGGGTTACAGGCAACAAACGAAGTCAACAAACGAAGTCCTGAGAGAATgtccgacacgtattttaagataatataataatttataatttttttatttttattaataaaaataaaatatttaaacttttatttagaaaaagaaattttttaaaaaacattGTTAACAATTGGGaggagggacagagggagtagaATAATATGGTAAATTAATCATAAACTTCCAAATAAATAATCTGGAATGATCTGTTATGTAGGCCGATGTTGCGAAAAGCTTACCACAGAAAGAGCGGAGACAAGGTAAGCGACGGCCTGAAAATGAAggaagagagaaagaagaaggaCGGAAATTGGTGGATTCGGGATGATCGGACCGGAATATTGTACCCTAAAGGCCAAGAAAAGGTGATGGAAAATGTTCCGTTAGAAGCTGGTAAAGACTTTGGAGTTAACTGGCTTTCAAACTCTACTCACAGTGCTCGAGTTTAATGTCATCCATTTCACCACTAAATAAACTCATTATTTCTCTCTGTGTTTATTTGTGctttgtcttgatgtgtgatcaAATAAATCACAGTTTTTACTGACGTgtgttaaatatatgattttatttggGACTTCCTCTAAcatcttaaggttttagatgagctggttactcaacatgaTATTAAAGCTTAGGCTGACGGGATAACTAAGTTTCGATTTCCAGTCATCCGAACATTCTCGCAATTTATTGTGGACACTAAAGATAATTAATGCTCCGAAGATGGGCGCCGATATTCCACTCTTGGACCTGTAAATGGGATTTCGAGTAAGGgaagtgttaaatatatgatcctattagAATTCTTAGCCTATTAAATATGAGCTGATATGCTTGAGCAACTACAATTCAATAGAAGTACTAAAGGCCCAACAAAGATAAAGCAGAGTTTAAAGCTGAAATTAAGAGTACAAATGTAGAGGCTTAAAAACCAGTTCAATAAAAGTATGACAGCCCAATACAAGAAAGCTCAGTGAGCTTAAGACACAGGACATGAGTCCAGAAGTTAGACATAATTTAAGGCCCAATGGTCTAAAGGCTCACGCTCATCATCATGAGTCCATTAAAAACACAAAAAGAATCCATAGTTAGATAaaagtattttttttattaaagtAATAATACTCAATGCGCATCAAGTGTCAAGAAGTTGACACAAGACCAACCAGCACCATCACCAATAAAACAAGTACAGTATGAAGAAATTAAGCTCTTAaaaatctatatctatatatctatataaaggAAAATCACACAGTCATGACGTGGCATGCTTGAACTTCCTTTTAGCCGATTTCActtattttgggcaattcttatgCCAAATTAATCACTTTTAGGCTGTCCGTCTTCGCTTTCTATATCATCAGTAATCAATTTTAGGCTTATTGTCTTCTATATCAATTAGTTTCGGCCTTTTCATCTGCCACTAGATCAAATGCCATCAAGCGTCAGAGTTATATAACTCACAATTATTTAACCAGGTATATTTCTGCTCAGTTTCGATTTTGTATAGTTGTATACATATATTGGATTATACATAAACGTCAAGTAATATGTTAGAATTTGGATATATGTTTTGGAAATTTTGGTGTGTATTTGTTTTGACTCGCAATCAGTTCTTGGCTCTCCGCCTACCAAATCATCAAACATCAAATGGAGGACCAATTTATTCATGTATATATATCTCGTCATGCACCAGGAAAAGCTATGCTGAAAGGAGAAAGAACACCATATATAATTCAAAGGTATGGCAAAAATTTCATGGAATATGTATTTTGGAGAAATTGATAGTATTTGCTTTGGTTTTTCGTTCTTGAAACTAATCTCAATTTTCTTTGCTTGTAGAATTCTTATGTCCATCTTTTTTCAACCAATAATTCGGGCCTGCAAATCTAGCCACAATATATCCGGTAAACGATTCAAATTATGGTTATTTGTATTAAGAATTTGTTGTTCATGCTTATTTTTTTGGAGATTAGCCTTCTGAACAAGCATTCTTTAAATGATAGATAAAAATGTCTTGGTATCTAATTAACAGTTCTTTTATTGTATTGTTGTTATATATGATTAAATTTGTGTGAAAAAGTTATACTACGGTAAATTATCTTTTTAGATGGTGCCCCAAAGTACATCTCAGAAATTTCAAGAGCTCTTACTGTTTCCAAATTAATCTTTCTATTGTATTGCTAGAAGTTGTCCATCGAAGCAAGTTGATATTTAACACAATTATGTTAATTATCAAGCATGCCCTTTTTATTTGGGTGCTTGATTATAttactttattttttttataaatatgcTTACTAACAATGTTTTCTTTGATCTTTAAATTTACATATTACTATTTTTGGATTTTGTATTGAGCTCTATATTAATCAGGCTTTGGGAAATTTCAATCTTCTAGAAGTTTATATTGAGCTCTATATTTCCATTAGTTCAGTTATTTAAAGAAGCACACGAGATTAAGGAGAGTACATAATTGTACTTTTGAACAGTGCACCTAATATGTACTTATCTTGTATAATGTATGGTAGGTGTTTGTTTTAAGCTTTTGTCAGGTAAATTATATTCACGTTCTCTTCTTTTTTTTCATGTACCCTTGCTACTTTAGGTGTTATTTGGTCTTTGTTTATTATTCTATTGGCCAGTAGGTCACAACTAAATAAATTTTTACATCTTTCTTTGTGATATTTTGATTGTTGTCAAGGAGCTCAAACTGTTTCAACCTAAACCGATTATTCATTTAGGCTATTCAAGGTGAAATTATCTTAAACTTAAAATTAGAGACATTGACATGGATGGCCTAACAGACATGCCTGATTTAGTTAGGCTGCCTCTATCATATTGTATTATATTATGGTCAGTGTTATGCTTGAAATCCGTGCAGAGAAACCTCATAGAGATTCATTCTGTATGGACAAGGAAATTATTACAAATATCTAATAAGTAATTAACAGTTTCAATCTCTCTAGGTACATTTTTACTTATAAATTATGTCATTATTTTTTTTGTCAATATTAATACTAATTTTGGTTGACTTAAATTATATATAGAATCCTAAGTTCGTTAGATGCACGAAAATAATTTAATAGCTTGAATATTAGATGCATAagataatttaattatttttaattttgtaattatattaCAAAATAAGATATTCTGTAATTATATGTTCCTTATTATATGCATAagatatttaattattttttattttgttcatcAAAACATGTTACTTTTCTCTTTATCAATGATGGAAAACTTTGCACGGCTGAATTTCTTGTGTCAAAGCAAGTCTCATGTGATTTTTCTTATGCGATAAATGTGCTCCTTTGATTTTCTAGGAAAGGTTTTGCATGATTTATTGCACAATTGTGTTTGGTTGCCCACGAAATTTATATGGGGACTGCTTTTGGTCCTTGTGGTGACCATAGACAGACGACATCGCCACTGAAAATTAATAGGTATTTATCAAAAATCTTGAAACCAGCTCTGTAAATCATGACAGAGACCTTTCACAGTTATGCTCGCCtatcttaaaattattataaattgcAAGTACAAATGTGGTGGCCTCCAAGAACAATTTCTAGGTATTTAGATAATTAGTATTCCTATCCTATTGTAAATTTATAATCCAACAAGTTGCAGTTACAAAAAAAGTACAGATTATACATGAGGTGTTGCATTTAGTAGTGATTCGTCTACGGTTTGCTCTAATTATGATTTAGGTGCTTGGTTGTATCAGTGTCTTTACGTTGTGTTTTGCTCATGTTGGTGTTATATGGCTTCTATATTTTTTTCATACAATTATGTTTTGTTATTAATCAAGAGACCTTTTTATATACATGTTAGGCATTTGTATGAAATCTGAAGCGAATTAGCTGGACAAAAAACAACACCAGGAAATGTTTAATGCGTATATTATCTCTACAAAAGACATATGATTTGAAATTGGCTCTAACTTCTGTTTCATGAGTTTTGATATTATCTCATGGAGAGACTCACAACAAAGGTCAAGTTTCATATATTTTTTTTCCCATATACTTTGTACATTAAAAATGCAAGTGTTTGATTTACTGATATATTTACCAATTGTAGATATGAGGAAAATGTTCTAAATTTTATTGGCACAAACTATCAACTTTTTACAACGTGGATGCTCATCTACTATTTTATCAGTGCTAGAGAACTAAAGAAAAGTAAATGAGATCCATTGACAAGTATGTTTATGCACCTTAGTCAAGTCATATTGGTCGGATAATCTTTTGTAAATTTTGTACTATTCATTTTTTCCTCATGTTCACCAACTGTATTATTATTGTATACGTTAAGTGAGCAGATATTTATTACAATTTCATGTAAATTGTTTCTTTAACTGAGTGACATGATTACACGGGAGTTAAAAATGTAAAGAGGATAAGGTAATTACCAATAACTAAAAAAAGTGAGCTTATAAAATTTGTAGAAATTTATGATACTCCATAGGAAAAAAGTGCATGTCTAGATACAGTTAATTTTATTGCAACAATGGATGCCTTGCTAAATGAGAAAATCAAAAACAACAATGCACTTATGCAAACATGTTATTAAGTACCTGATAGCGGACTACTGTAATTTGTCAATGGCAATGGTGAAGGAGCTAGAAGAGGAAGAAAAGGAGGGTCCTTATGAGACTCCTTATGAGACACTCAGGGAGACGATGCATCTAAATTAACTTCCAGTTAATCTGAACTTGCGATATCCTTATCTAGACTATAATGTATATCATGCAGAGCTGCAACAAACATCATAAACAATATATCAAATCTTGCAATTCTGTAATTTAGTCCTATTAAACTTGCAAATGTCATGTACATTTCAATTTCCTCATGCAAGTACATGATTTTAGCCTTTTTAGCCTGTCTAACAAAAACTTCATAAATTTACATCACATGCATCCAAAAAAGTTTGCTTAGGTACATTCACTCTATATCTTGCATAAAGAAAAGAAGAACAAGTCGTGCCTGGAACAAGatttataatttttattcccATTTTTCTGTAAATTCAATTTTTAATGATAATCAATGTTAATTAAAATATGAGTCAAATTTTCATTTTAAGTTCTTCATATATTGGAGCACTGGGGAAAAAATCTCCACTAAAGCATGTGATATATAATACAATAAACATAAAAAGAATTAAACACCAAaaaaaataatgataataaacaaAAAACTAAAATGGAATTATAATGTGTGGTACATTTGAATTGTggttttattaaaaaataatcaaAACTGAAAAGTTTTACCTTCAACTTTACTGTCTTATCATATTTTACCTTTTTACAAagattttaattataatttttacacttttaatattttatattttaaaattaatgtTTTTTCTTtatgaatattttcataatttttgtcTATCCATGAAATTCGAAACTTATTTTTATCTATTTTTAGACTGTGTCTTACTGTCTTGAATATTTTTTCAGACTGCGCGAAGCGCGGTTTCTTCGTCTagttattataataatataatataccACTTCTAGACTCGAGTTCCCCTTGGAGAACAATCACTCAAATCTTTGTCCATTGCATCTTACTTGGAATATTTTGGGTATATCCAAACTACACAGTCTTGTCTTAATTATTACACTAATGATCACTTTAACGGGTGCATCAATATAATTGACTGATTAGAGAGATTAACACAAAATTGTTTCAAATAAGCCGGCTACTACCTTCGTTCGTCCCACTGGATTCTTAATATTTGAAATATAAAGTTCAACACGTATTCTAAAACTATTATTTAGTATATTTTCATAacttaattttaaattatttttttctgaataaaagttcaATGAGTTATAGAATTATACCAAATAAGGCCTTAAAATAGTTGTCGATCACTCTATTTTAAATGTTAATAATTTAGAGGGACGAAAGTAATATTATTTTTGAGGAATGAGCAGAATGACCCCACCGACTCTTCTTTCTACCGCCGTTACAGTGCCCGTTTTGAaatcttaatttataaattaaattaaataagtgAGTTACAAGTAATAAGTAGATGAATCATTATAAGTTACTAGCATAATAACGGTGCGATacacgggtcattttctagattttttttgtgcaccatacaattatattagtaaaattctTGATCGTTTTCTTATTGATAAATATTGTATAAACCGTTCTAAAACATATCAAATATAATTTGAGTATTATCAATGTGTACAATTTTCATGTAAAATATTAATAACGTTCATAATATTTCTAATATATCTCACTAATCATAATATATATTTTCTTATTTGTGTCGTGTAATTTGTATTTACTAAATGAATACAAGCAGGGCAGTCACCGTACGTGTAAAAGGAAAAGATTGAAGTTAATCCATCAAATATTGACAATATTTTTAtgaaaaaaaaaactaaaaattgaCATATATGTATGTTGTAGGGTATAGTAAATTTTTTGAGTTTAGGTCAAATAAACCCGAAGTAATGAGATTTTTTTTATTACTAAAGTCATTACTAATTTACAATTACCTTGCTTAATTTAAAAGGATTAGTAATGCATAATTAAAGTGGTCAAGACCTATAATCGTAATATTCAACAAAGTAGAATTTACACTACAattaatataagtttattttttaagaaaaaatgttatttttttaattcaaCATTTATGCTGATTTAATATCATTTCTAATGtcttaattcattaactaaagttGATCTCGGGCGTGTACTTAGCTTTTAATCCTCTCTATTAtacaaagttaattttataaCATGTCAGATAATTGtcaattcataaattaaaattgacataatctatttagtttttaacacattgaaaaaaaacttaaatttaattgatcattcttattttcaaaacataaaagacttttgttattttcttctagtatatatatcaataactctgaaatacaccattaaaattgaatcttttaatcttggtaaagataaagtcacatgtgtgtgtatgtatgtaaattattatttattatattttcgaGTAAATTATGTTGGTCTCGTTTATTTATATACTATATATCTTGGCCATGTATATATCTAATTGTTATTCagtaaattactcaaataacatgtatttatgattattaaaaaattataattatctaataaataaattacaattatttatatatcATAGTCGTAGTAGCACTGAAAATCAAACAATATCTATTTTTGCTCAACAGCGCATCGGTCATGGATGAGACGTAAAATTAATTCATATATCGTAAAGACTAAATACTGATATTCAGAAGTTTTTTTAAGAATCTGAAGATAAAATTGTACTAATATCATCattcaaattattttgaaatttctttcatttatgattataatatttctttctataataacttgataacattgtatattatttttctaaaattaaatatattcaatttgatgattttgtttcaatattagttgaacttgttaatcctttcaaatatcgataaatattattttttttatttagatagcataacatggattaaatcaaatagtacaatacatgatagttttaaccttttttaaaataattcaaaatagatgtacaatattttcaaaaaaaaaatatttttttttgtaaatttattattgctatttttttaaaaaaaattgaattctataatttttcaagtttcttatatatatatattcatatatattctATTGAATCCTTATTTTAAGTTGAGTACGGGAGTCCATATATGTTTTGCAAGTAAAATagtataaaatattttgtaaaacgtattataatgtgaatcatgttcggcaaatatcacaattttaataaatttcTTGCAAATTTCATACATTTGTCAAGTTGAACATTGCAGAATATATGATTTTATAGAACATGATCAGTTTGAAGAAAATAGGTATTCACGTTGTAGAATAAGTAAATATTCAACTTGCTGAACATTAATGATATAACATCATAACACACATTTATATCATGTGgtttattattttagtttttaaattattaGAAACATAAAACATGAACCATTATATTAGATTTTAATATAAAGTCAGGATTTTGGACTCTAGAAATCCACAAAAAATGGACTTTATGTATATGATTACTTATAATAACCATATAAAATTTAGGATTTGTCTAAAAAATAATTGAATATAAAAATATCTTTACTTAAATAATGcaataaataaactattttttCTATGAAGAAGAATCAAATGTCTTACCAATTTTCAAATAACAtgttaataaaaaatattaattttacttCATAGTTGTAGTTTAGTTTTTCTAAAGAGAATGAAAACAATAGGACTTTTGGAGCACCTCTTTATAAATTCACCatcattgaataatattttaaacctaaTTTATTTGAAGTGAAACattaaaaaataaatcgatttagtatATCTTCGTAGTTTTAAATGAGCTCGTGACATCTCATGTCgaattttgaatatatttaaatattgggtCAAGTTCCAGATATAATAATGTAAAACCAGTCActtagtaattttgatacataatatcaattgacttga
It contains:
- the LOC141717027 gene encoding uncharacterized protein LOC141717027; protein product: MVISWILGALSKSIGRSVIYADSAHQIWLELEERYGISNGTQLFGLHKELNELSQGSNNIANYFTKLKMLWDDIDYLTLIPTCTCGCKCGASQKLSKFQQDQRVIQFMMGLNDTCSIMRGSILMRSPLPTVSQAYSLILQEESQREIHSRRHFSADSTSLNASTYKHQQSHQSGVSFHKKFAGDSRKVTLQCNYCKKPGHSIDKCYKLHGFPPDFKFTKSKRFDAQVEVPEILVADQSSNTEILNQNTQSANINFGGSSEDLEVSHEKCMLN